The genome window CTATCCGGGAGTGGTTCGAGAGAAATCTGGACAAAATGATGTTTGGCGGGAAGCCGGTCTCGGAGGTCCTGACGGAGCAGATGAAGCAGGACCTGTATCATTTTGAAGGAAATGCGCAGGCGCTGCGTCTGGTGACGAAGCTGCATTATCTGGTGGACGAGCATGGTATGAATCTGACCTATGCTCTTCTGAATACCATTATCAAATACCCGGTGGCATCTACGGAGGTGAATACCGCATCAGGGAACATTAAGGATAAAAAGCTGGGATATTATTATGCGGACCGGGAGATTTTTCAGGCCGTGCAGGAGGCTACGGGAACGAGGGGAAGAAGGCATCCTCTGACGTATATCCTGGAAGCTGCCGACGATATCGCGTATAAGACGGCGGATATCGAGGACGCGTTCGTGAAGGGATTTCTTTCCTATCATCAGCTCTGCAGAGAACTGGGGGCTTTAGACGGCAGGTATACGGCGGGAGCCGTCGATGAACGTTCTGCGGCCGACTGCAGTGATTTGAGGGAACGAACGGGAAATGCATCATATCGGTTCGACGCGCTAGGGAAGCTGAATGAATTATATGAGCGCGGCGTGAAAAGAGGAGAGAAGTGTCCGGAAGAATATGCGGTCAAGAATTGGATCGTGCGGGTGCAGGGATTTTTGATCAGCTGTGCTACGTTCGGATTTACATCGCATTATCGTGAGATCATGGAAGGAACGTATGGGCACGATCTGTTTTATGGGACTTTTGCAGAGAAACTCATGGATTTGCTTGGGGATATGGCGTATCGGATCGTGTTTACGTCGGAGCAGATCTACAAAATGGAAGTGACGGAGTCAGTGATTCTTAATTTCCTGATGGATCAGTTCGCAGCGGCAGTTGTGAGGTATGATAACCCAAAGGAGAAACCGGATACGCTGGACCGGCGATTGATTGCATTGATCTCAGATAATTATAAGAATGCCTATCATTTTCAAAGTGAAGGCAAAGACGAGGTGGAGAAGCTATATCTGCGGCTTTTGCTGATGACGGATTACATCTGTGGAATGACGGACAGCTATGCAAAGCGTCTGTATCAGGAATTGAATGCAGTGTTGTAACAGAAGGAATGTTTCGGATAAAGGTTGAATAGTTTGTAATAGCGAAGAAAAGTGTAAAGGAGCGAAAATGCAGGCTATGAAAAAATTTATCCGATATTTATACGAATATCAAAATGGAAGAAGGGTGCTAAATGCCGGGTTCGTGAAAGCAGAGGAGTCCGGCAGTTCGGCAGTCCTTCAGATTTATGGGAAAGGATTTCCGACGGCGGGCAGGTCGATGGAAATTCTTCTTTTTTATCTCATGGGGGATCAGGTCGTGGGGATCTCTATGGGAACGGCCGAAAATGTGCGGCCGATGTTCGGATACCGTCTTACATATACCCCCGAAGATGTGGGTGGGGAGGAAATCTTTCAGGCGATTGAAGGGGTGATTATCTTAAGCTGTGCCTCCGGTATGGAGATGGAAAGAGAAAGGGGCAGCGAGAGGGCGTCGTTACCGGCAGGGCAAGGATGCCGCTGGTATGCCGCTTTGTGGAACGACGGGACGGCAGCAATTGAGAAAATGATACGGCGGGAGGAAGTGCTGCGGCAGAAGGAGAACGATGCGAGAAGGGAAAGTGGGCCGGAGGAGAACGATGCGGGAAAGCAAAATGAACGGGAGAAGAACGGGGATGGAGTGCGAAATGAGCAGGGAGAGAATGGCGGAGGAATAAGAAAAGAATTGGAGGAGAACGGCGCGGGGCAAGAGGATGCGTTGGGGGAGAATGATGAGCGGATGCGAAGTGAGCAGGGGGAAAATGGCAGTGGAATAAGGAAAGAACTGGGGGAGAACGGTGCGGGAAAGCAAAATACACGAGAAAAGAATGACGACGGAATGCGAAGTAAAACTGTGGAAAACGGTGGGAAAATAAGAAAAGAGCTGGAAAAGAGCAATGGGGCAATGGGAAACTCACCGGAGGAGAACAGCAGAGAAATACAAAATGCGTCAGAAGAGAACGGTGTCAGAATGAGGGGTATATCGGGAGGAAGCAGTGCAAACAGAGAAGAGGCGCCAATAAGAAATAGTGGTGAAAATAGAAATATGACAAAGGAAACAGAGGTACGGGGAGAGGTACGAAGTGTGAGGGAAGAGAATAATAATGAACCGGTGGAACCTCTCGGGGAGAAAGAAAATGCGCCAGAAGTTGAAAGCGAGGGACAAGAGGAAGGGACCGTACAGGCCAAAGCGGAAGAGGATACGCGGGGAGAAAGAGAAATCTATAAGATTACCCGCCGCGATCTTGCAAAACTGCCACGCCGGGAGTGGAAATTGGCAAATAATCATTTCCTGATGCATGGTTATCGGAATTACCACTATCTTGTTTCTTTTAAGAAGGACGGTTATTGCTGGCTTGGCGTTCCGGGAATCTACCATCCCCGGGAACAGCAGGCAGCCTCCGCTTTTGGATTTGGACAGTTCATGCGGCCGGACGGGCAGGAAAACATCTCAGGTGAAGGAGGAAAAAGTACAGGAGAGGAGTTTGGATATTGGTGTCGTGCTGTAGGTGCTTTGATTCAGAATTAAGTGAAGAAGGGGTATTTGGAGTCATGACGAATCGAATGGAGTTAAGGGAATTAGGGTGGTTTGGGAATAAATTTCCCGGATATATTGACATTTGCCCCAAAACAAGGTAAAGTAGAAAACGTGCAGCCGGGGTGTTAGCGGTACCCTGTACCTACAATCCGCTACAGTAGGGGTGATGCTGTGCCGAGGGCATATTTTGTCAAAGCTGCCCCTGGTTCGCGGCGTTGATATCCGGGTCTTACGCGGCGGGAATCTGTGAACCGTGTCAGGTCGGGAACGAAGCAGCACTAAGCAGAAGCTCTCGGGTGCCGTAAGGTAGCCTGGGTTGAGTTTGCGGCCAGGGTAACGTTTGGGAGGGTCTGTTCGACGCACAGCGCACATAAAAAAAGGAGGAAGAGCAGAATGTACGCAGAATTTGACGAAAGTTTGGTAACTGGTAACGAGATGATTGATGCGCAGCACAAAGAATTGATCGGAAAGATTAATGAATTATTAAAAAGCTGCGAACTGAATTCTGGTAAGATGGCAGCCGTTCAGACTCTTGGATATCTGGCTGATTATACCGACTATCATTTCCAGGCAGAAGAGAAACTGCAGGAAGAGATCAAATATCCGGGACTTGCTGAGCATAAGCAAAAACATGAGGAACTTCGTAAGACTGTTGAGGAACTTCATAATATGCTGGAAGAGGAAGAAGGACCCAGCGAGGCATTCGTAGATCAGGTTCAGAAGAAGGTTGTTGAGTGGCTTTACAATCACATCAAAGGATTTGACCGCTCTGTCGCTGAGTATAAGAATATGACATTGAGCAGTGACAGACTGTAAAGAATGGTTTTGGTAAATAATTTTATATTACCCCAATAAGGTCCACCGGATCTTATTTCAGGTATGTATAGTAACCGAGATGAAGGTCTGTGGGACCTTCACTTAGGTATGTATGGCAATATAAAAGCTCCTGGTGTTTTTAGACATCAGGAGCTTTTTGCTGCCTTTAATGCTTTTTGTTTCATACGCAATTCCCTGAAGAATTCTTTCATCATCAGTGAACATTCTTTTTCCAGAACGCCTGTGGTAAGCTCAGCCTGATGGTTGAATTTAGGTACCTGCAAAAGGTTGAAAATAGATCCGGCGCAACCGGCTTTCGGATTCATACACCCGACTACAACGCGTTTCATACGGGCCTGAATGATGGCGCCGGAGCACATTTGGCAGGGCTCCAGAGTTACATATAGAGTACAGTCTTCCAGGCGCCAGTCACCGAGCCTTTTGCTGGCCTTTTTTATCGCAATCAGTTCGGCGTGTGCGAGGGGATTGCCGTCAGTTGTGCGGCGGTTATAGCCACGTCCAATGATACGGCCCTCATGTACGATCACGCAGCCGATGGGGACCTCTTCGAGCTGCCACGCTTTATTCGCCTGCCTGATGGCTTCTTTCATGTATTTTTCGTCTTCGGTCAGCTTGGGACGCATGGGTCTTCCTCCTGCTAGTGGATTAAGGTAGTACAGCTAGTTGATTAAGGTGATACGGCAAAAAAAGGAACTGTACATCATTATACGGAAATAAGGAAGGAAAATCAATAAAAATGTGCTTGCTTTTTTGTAATACATGTATTAAAATATTTGTACTACAAAAATGAAAGAAGAGGTGGATTAAAATTGGGAAAAGTAGGAAGACCAAAAGGCGAGAATAATAAAGACATCGTTTTTACACTGCGCATGGACAGCAGTATGCAGAGGAGATTGGAAGCATACTGCAAGAAGATGAATGTGGCGAAGTCGGAGGCCCTGAGGCAGGCGATTGAATTGCTGGTCAAGGGAGAGGAAGCAGAGAAGAAGGAACTATAATTATGAAAATACTATTAGCCGCTATTAACGCAAAATATATCCATTCCAATCTTGCCGTATACAGCCTAAGGGCTTATGCAAAAGAAAAATTGCCGGAAGAGGCGGATATCACGATAGATATTGCTGAATACACGATTAATCAGCAGACAGATGCGATTCTGCAGGATATTTACAAAAGCAGACCGGATATGCTCTGCTTATCATGTTACATCTGGAACATTACTTATGTGGAAGAGGTGGTAAGAGAGGTTCACAAAATATTACCTGATGCTATCATATGGCTGGGTGGTCCCGAGGTGTCGTATGACGCGTGCCAGACGCTTTTGCGCCTCCCGGAAGTGGACGGAGTCATGAAGGGGGAAGGAGAGGAGACGTTTCTGGAACTCATTTACTGTTATGCGGGTAGGGGGAACTCCCTGGAAGATATTGAGGGGATCACATGGAGAAAGAGGAGCAGCGACAGCTTCGCCGAAGCAGGTTCAGGCAGCGGCGAGGTGATCGAGAATCCATGGCGGCAGGTGATGGACCTGAGCGAAGTTCCGTTCATATATGAAGATATGGATATCTTTAAGAATAAGATTATTTATTACGAGTCCAGCCGGGGCTGCCCGTTTTCCTGTAGCTATTGTTTGTCGTCAGTCGATAAGTGCCTGCGTTTTCGGAAGCTGGAGCTGGTGAAGAAGGAATTGCAGTTCTTCCTGGATCATCAGGTCCCGCAGGTGAAGTTTGTTGACAGAACCTTTAATTGCAGGCATGACCATGCTATGGCAATCTGGTCCTATATATTAGAGCATGATAACGGAATCACGAATTTTCATTTTGAGATTTCGGCGGATTTGTTAAAGGAAGAAGAATTAGAGCTGATGCGGCATATGCGGCCGGGACTCATTCAGCTGGAGATCGGCGTGCAGTCTACGAATCCCGAGACCATAAGGGAGATCAGGAGGACGATGCGTTTTGAGGAAGTGGCGCGGATCGTGAGGAGGATCCATTCTTTCGGGAATATCCACCAGCATCTGGATTTGATCGCAGGGCTTCCCTATGAAGATTATGAGAGCTTCCGGAAATCTTTTGATGATGTCTATGCACTGGAGCCGGAACAGCTCGAGCTGGGATTTTTGAAGGTGCTGAAAGGTTCCTATATGGAGGAGCAGAAAGCAAACTATTCATTAATATATAAGAGTGCTCCGCCATACGAGGTGCTGGCCACGAGATGGCTGCCATATGCAGATACCCTGCGTTTGAAGGAGATTGAAGAGATGGTGGAAGTCTACTATAACAGCAGGCAGTTCTGTTATACGCTTCCCTGGCTGATTCGGAGATTTACGGGCCCATTCGCATTTTTTGAAGAACTGGCGAAGTTCTATGAGGTGAGGGAGCTGACGCAGGAGAGTCATGCCCGTGTGACCAGATATGGGATTCTGCTTGCATTTGCCGGGGAAAAGGATCCGGAGCATTTAGAGGAATACCGCCAACTGCTGACGTTGGATTTTTACCTGCGCGAGAATGCGAAAAATCGTCCGGCTTTTGCGGGGGAGGAGCGTGTCCATAAAGAACTGGCAAGGGAATTCTATGATAAAGAAGATATAGAAAGAAAATATTTATGGAACTATGATGAGTTTGATAAAAGAAAAATGCGTAAGATGACGCATTTAGAAGCGTTTACAAATAATGTTCTGGGAGACATGAAGCCGGAAACGCTGGTGCTGCTGTTCGACTATAAAAACCGCAGCCCGTTAAATCATCAGGCCGCGGTCTATATTGTCGGTTAAAGCAGGTCATGTCCCTGAAAAATTAAAAAAGTGCACATGGCTTATTCCGGCTGCAGGGGAAATGTGAGCGCTAATTGCAGAAAAGCCGTCATCTCTTTTGTCACCCATTTGTCTTTATGATAGAAAATCTGCCGCCAAACCTGCAGATGGAAGTTATCTACATTCAGAAAGGCAAGCTCTCCTGCATCGACCTCGTGCTGTACGGTAAATGCGGGAAGGAATGAGACGCCAAGATTGTGCCGAAGCTGTTTGACTATAAATTCAGTGTTCCCGGTTTCCAGGAAAGGATGTAGTCCTTTTCCAATAGAGGCCAGATGCTGTTCCAGAAGAAAACGGTAGCTGGCATCTTTTTCAGTGGAAATAAAGGGCTGGCAGATTACGTCGTCAAGCTCAAGGTGTTCTTTTTCGGCAAGCTCGTTTGAAGAAGAGGAGACGAACATGACATCCTCGGGTTCTTCCAGAACTTTGATCCACTTGTTGTCATACATGGGTTTGTCCAGCAAATATACGATATCAATTGTATTCTTATCCAGCATATTCAGGAGTGTTTCAGGCGAATCCGTAATAATGTTGACATTTACCTGCGGATAGACCCGATGGTATTCCCGTAAGAGAGCGGGGAATATGGATGCGCAGATGGACTCTATAGTTCCGATACAGAGTCGTCCGTTTAAATGCTGGGCATCAGAAACTGCTTCCTTGGCGTGTGTGACATTATTCATGATCAGAACAGCATATTCATAAAAGACCATGCCCTGGTGGGTGAGGGTGATCTGTTTGCCGATGCGGTCAAACAGATGGACGTTAAGTTCCGTCTCTAAATGCTTGATCTGGATGGTTACAGCTGCCTGAGTATAGCCGAGTTGTTCAGCAGCCTTGGAAAAACTTTGAAACTTTGCAACGTAAAGAAAAGTTTTAATCTCACGAAGTACCATACCTGCACCTTCTTTTAGTGAATTGTGGAAACTGCTGATGAAAAATAGTCTCCTGTTGACGAGTTATATGACATTTAGCAGTGTAAAAAGTACATTTAAAGCAAGTCCTTTGTGTAAAACTTATAAAAAATTTTTAATGATATTATAAAAACAATAAATTTTACACTAATATAATCATATGATACACTTAAAACATATAGAAATCAAGAGGGATTTCAGAAAGTGAAGAATGCAGGAATATATTGATCATCTTGCAATACAGAAGGAGAAAAAAGATGGAAAAAAGCAATGTAAAGTATGGAGCGTACATTAATATTCTGAAGGAAGAGCTTGTACCGGCTATGGGGTGTACTGAGCCTATTGCACTTGCTTACGCATCAGCTAAGGCGCGCAATGTACTCGGGGAAATGCCGGACCGTGTTGTGATCGGGGCCAGTGGAAGTATTATCAAGAATGTAAAATCTGTAATCGTGCCGAATACGAACCATTTAAAAGGAATTCCGGCGGCAGCTACGGCAGGAATTATAGCAGGAGATCCGGACAAGGAATTAGAGGTAATCGCCAGTGTAACGGCAGAGCAGATTCATGCAATGAAGGAATTTCTGGAGAAAACGGAGATCGTAGTAGAACATATTGACAATGGTATTACATTTGATATTATTGTTACGCTTTATAAAGGTGATTCGTATGCAAAGGTACGTATTGCAAATTATCACACGAATATTGTTCTGATAGAAAAGAATGGTGAGATTCTGAAAGAGATAGAGGTTGCCTCTGAGAGTGAGGAAGGCTTAACAGACAGAAGCCTGCTGAACATGAAGGATATTTTTGACTTTGCAGAGACTGTGGATGTAGAGGATATTAAAGAGATTCTGGAACGCCAGATGCAATATAATATGGCTATTGCAGAAGAGGGAATTCATGGAAATTATGGGGCCAATATCGGGGCGGTCCTTTTGGATATCGGGGGCAATAATCTGACAGTCAAGGCAAAAGCGATGGCGGCAGCCGGCTCTGATGCCAGAATGAATGGCTGTGAGCTTCCTGTGATCATTAATTCCGGTAGCGGCAATCAGGGAATTACGGCTTCCGTTCCGGTTATTGTATATGCAAAGGAAATAGGAGCATCAGAAGAAAAGATGCTGCGGGCGCTGGCCCTTTCCAATCTGACGGCAATCCATCAGAAAACGCCGATCGGCAGATTGTCTGCATATTGCGGA of Roseburia hominis contains these proteins:
- a CDS encoding deoxyguanosinetriphosphate triphosphohydrolase; this encodes MKWEQLLSPQRSRGGVGNRYARSTDLRSEFEKDYHRIIGSASFRRLQDKTQVFPLDKSDFIRTRLTHSLEVSSFAKSLGQNIGENILAYKKDPDFTPRMKEDICSIVQCAGLIHDIGNPPFGHFGEMAIREWFERNLDKMMFGGKPVSEVLTEQMKQDLYHFEGNAQALRLVTKLHYLVDEHGMNLTYALLNTIIKYPVASTEVNTASGNIKDKKLGYYYADREIFQAVQEATGTRGRRHPLTYILEAADDIAYKTADIEDAFVKGFLSYHQLCRELGALDGRYTAGAVDERSAADCSDLRERTGNASYRFDALGKLNELYERGVKRGEKCPEEYAVKNWIVRVQGFLISCATFGFTSHYREIMEGTYGHDLFYGTFAEKLMDLLGDMAYRIVFTSEQIYKMEVTESVILNFLMDQFAAAVVRYDNPKEKPDTLDRRLIALISDNYKNAYHFQSEGKDEVEKLYLRLLLMTDYICGMTDSYAKRLYQELNAVL
- a CDS encoding hemerythrin family protein encodes the protein MYAEFDESLVTGNEMIDAQHKELIGKINELLKSCELNSGKMAAVQTLGYLADYTDYHFQAEEKLQEEIKYPGLAEHKQKHEELRKTVEELHNMLEEEEGPSEAFVDQVQKKVVEWLYNHIKGFDRSVAEYKNMTLSSDRL
- the tadA gene encoding tRNA adenosine(34) deaminase TadA, with amino-acid sequence MRPKLTEDEKYMKEAIRQANKAWQLEEVPIGCVIVHEGRIIGRGYNRRTTDGNPLAHAELIAIKKASKRLGDWRLEDCTLYVTLEPCQMCSGAIIQARMKRVVVGCMNPKAGCAGSIFNLLQVPKFNHQAELTTGVLEKECSLMMKEFFRELRMKQKALKAAKSS
- a CDS encoding ribbon-helix-helix protein, CopG family, whose translation is MGKVGRPKGENNKDIVFTLRMDSSMQRRLEAYCKKMNVAKSEALRQAIELLVKGEEAEKKEL
- a CDS encoding B12-binding domain-containing radical SAM protein translates to MKILLAAINAKYIHSNLAVYSLRAYAKEKLPEEADITIDIAEYTINQQTDAILQDIYKSRPDMLCLSCYIWNITYVEEVVREVHKILPDAIIWLGGPEVSYDACQTLLRLPEVDGVMKGEGEETFLELIYCYAGRGNSLEDIEGITWRKRSSDSFAEAGSGSGEVIENPWRQVMDLSEVPFIYEDMDIFKNKIIYYESSRGCPFSCSYCLSSVDKCLRFRKLELVKKELQFFLDHQVPQVKFVDRTFNCRHDHAMAIWSYILEHDNGITNFHFEISADLLKEEELELMRHMRPGLIQLEIGVQSTNPETIREIRRTMRFEEVARIVRRIHSFGNIHQHLDLIAGLPYEDYESFRKSFDDVYALEPEQLELGFLKVLKGSYMEEQKANYSLIYKSAPPYEVLATRWLPYADTLRLKEIEEMVEVYYNSRQFCYTLPWLIRRFTGPFAFFEELAKFYEVRELTQESHARVTRYGILLAFAGEKDPEHLEEYRQLLTLDFYLRENAKNRPAFAGEERVHKELAREFYDKEDIERKYLWNYDEFDKRKMRKMTHLEAFTNNVLGDMKPETLVLLFDYKNRSPLNHQAAVYIVG
- a CDS encoding LysR family transcriptional regulator; amino-acid sequence: MVLREIKTFLYVAKFQSFSKAAEQLGYTQAAVTIQIKHLETELNVHLFDRIGKQITLTHQGMVFYEYAVLIMNNVTHAKEAVSDAQHLNGRLCIGTIESICASIFPALLREYHRVYPQVNVNIITDSPETLLNMLDKNTIDIVYLLDKPMYDNKWIKVLEEPEDVMFVSSSSNELAEKEHLELDDVICQPFISTEKDASYRFLLEQHLASIGKGLHPFLETGNTEFIVKQLRHNLGVSFLPAFTVQHEVDAGELAFLNVDNFHLQVWRQIFYHKDKWVTKEMTAFLQLALTFPLQPE
- a CDS encoding L-serine ammonia-lyase, iron-sulfur-dependent, subunit alpha; the protein is MEKSNVKYGAYINILKEELVPAMGCTEPIALAYASAKARNVLGEMPDRVVIGASGSIIKNVKSVIVPNTNHLKGIPAAATAGIIAGDPDKELEVIASVTAEQIHAMKEFLEKTEIVVEHIDNGITFDIIVTLYKGDSYAKVRIANYHTNIVLIEKNGEILKEIEVASESEEGLTDRSLLNMKDIFDFAETVDVEDIKEILERQMQYNMAIAEEGIHGNYGANIGAVLLDIGGNNLTVKAKAMAAAGSDARMNGCELPVIINSGSGNQGITASVPVIVYAKEIGASEEKMLRALALSNLTAIHQKTPIGRLSAYCGAVSAGAGAGAGIAYLCGGGYEAIIHTIVNALAIVSGIVCDGAKASCAAKIASAVEAGIFGYQMYTHGQEFVGGDGIVAKDVEASLQNVGRLGKQGMKETNEEIIRIMIGENHVC